Proteins found in one Mycobacterium branderi genomic segment:
- a CDS encoding LLM class flavin-dependent oxidoreductase produces the protein MKWGLPWPGAECAARAEASGARAFCAGEFSDANAYVTSAEMALRTSAAMVGPGVAYAFARSPFVHASAVRHLSKWAPGRVFLGLGSGTPRMNRDWFAACADHPAARMAELVEAIRAYLQAENGEAVRYSGRFYTVDADIRAPVLGRLDVPILIGAFNRIMLRTAGRVADGVLGHGLFTDRWWTETAEPALATGCADSGRDPAALHRWGWLITAINDADPVRAIRDARMQIAFYLTVRTYDPLVELHGWQDQVAAIRAAFGSGRPDQIGDHVTDDMLWSIAVCGDAAQAHEMLRARKHLPDTAFLAPPSFLVGTRRRLHYDAAAIAFAGEFA, from the coding sequence ATGAAATGGGGGCTGCCGTGGCCCGGCGCCGAGTGTGCGGCCCGGGCCGAGGCGTCGGGGGCGCGCGCTTTCTGCGCCGGCGAATTCAGTGACGCCAACGCGTATGTGACCAGTGCCGAAATGGCCCTGCGCACGTCGGCGGCGATGGTGGGGCCGGGTGTCGCGTATGCGTTCGCCCGCTCCCCGTTCGTTCATGCCTCCGCCGTGCGCCATCTGTCGAAATGGGCTCCGGGGCGGGTGTTTCTCGGTCTTGGTTCTGGCACCCCGCGCATGAATCGGGATTGGTTCGCTGCTTGCGCCGATCATCCGGCGGCGCGGATGGCGGAATTGGTCGAGGCGATCAGGGCCTACCTGCAGGCCGAAAACGGCGAAGCAGTCCGCTACAGCGGCAGGTTTTACACCGTCGACGCCGATATCAGGGCTCCTGTGTTGGGTCGGCTCGATGTGCCGATCCTGATCGGTGCGTTCAATCGGATCATGCTGCGCACTGCGGGCCGGGTGGCCGATGGTGTGCTGGGCCACGGCCTGTTCACCGATCGGTGGTGGACCGAGACCGCCGAGCCCGCGCTGGCCACAGGGTGTGCGGACAGTGGTCGCGATCCCGCCGCCTTGCACCGCTGGGGGTGGTTGATCACCGCGATCAACGACGCCGATCCTGTTCGGGCGATCCGAGATGCCCGCATGCAGATCGCGTTCTATCTGACCGTGCGCACCTACGATCCGCTGGTGGAGCTGCACGGTTGGCAGGACCAGGTGGCCGCCATCCGCGCTGCGTTCGGCAGCGGCCGACCGGACCAAATCGGTGACCACGTCACCGACGACATGCTCTGGTCGATCGCGGTCTGTGGCGACGCCGCGCAGGCCCACGAGATGCTGCGCGCCCGCAAACACTTGCCCGACACCGCCTTTCTGGCACCGCCGAGTTTCTTGGTCGGCACGCGCCGCCGCTTGCACTACGACGCCGCCGCCATCGCGTTCGCCGGTGAGTTCGCGTGA
- a CDS encoding mycofactocin-coupled SDR family oxidoreductase, giving the protein MGNLDGKVAFITGGARGQGRAHAVRLAGDGADIIALDICAEIDSMDYPNATPADLEQTVKLVEDQGRRIVARQADVRDADAVDAIVRAGVAELGRLDIVVANAGIVRLSEGPNRRQIFRDIIDVNLIGVWNTVEAAIPTLIGGGRGGSIVITSSSAGLKATGTDRAGGQAYAAAKRGLVALMQVWANHLGPHSIRVNTIHPTGVATGMVMNETMAKLFEANDEALSAMQNVLPIQILQPEDVAGAVAWLVSDEARFITGTAWPLDAGFAVR; this is encoded by the coding sequence GTGGGAAATCTGGACGGCAAGGTCGCCTTCATCACCGGCGGTGCCCGAGGGCAGGGCCGCGCGCATGCCGTGCGCCTCGCCGGCGACGGCGCCGACATCATCGCCCTCGACATCTGCGCCGAGATCGACTCGATGGACTACCCCAACGCGACACCGGCAGACCTCGAGCAGACCGTCAAGCTCGTCGAGGATCAGGGCCGGCGAATCGTGGCCCGCCAGGCCGATGTTCGCGACGCGGACGCCGTCGACGCCATTGTCCGCGCAGGCGTAGCCGAACTCGGCCGTCTGGACATCGTGGTGGCCAACGCCGGGATCGTCCGGCTCAGCGAGGGACCGAATCGACGCCAGATCTTCCGGGACATCATCGACGTGAACCTGATCGGCGTGTGGAACACCGTCGAGGCAGCGATCCCTACCCTGATAGGGGGCGGCCGGGGCGGATCGATCGTGATCACCAGCTCCAGCGCCGGTTTGAAGGCCACCGGCACCGACCGGGCGGGTGGGCAGGCGTATGCCGCCGCCAAACGGGGGCTGGTCGCATTGATGCAGGTGTGGGCCAACCACCTTGGGCCACATTCGATTCGCGTCAACACCATCCACCCGACAGGGGTGGCGACCGGCATGGTGATGAACGAGACGATGGCCAAGCTGTTCGAAGCCAATGACGAGGCGCTCTCGGCCATGCAGAACGTGCTACCGATACAGATTCTGCAACCCGAAGATGTCGCCGGTGCCGTTGCCTGGCTGGTTTCCGACGAAGCCAGATTCATCACCGGCACCGCCTGGCCGCTGGACGCCGGCTTCGCGGTGCGATAG
- a CDS encoding enoyl-CoA hydratase/isomerase family protein, with protein sequence MTTFQTIEFEVENHVATVTLNRPERLNSFNEQMAREITTVWQQVRDDGDIRVAVLRGNGERAFCTGIDVSEGTWWEHKPFVDQQDPGTTLGPKAHKVWKPVIAALHGMVAGGAMYFVNECDFAICAETTTFFDPHANIGVVSALEPIGMLALGVPYGEVLRWALLGSEERLVAQTALRIGLVTEVVPDDELRARAGQLAAEIAARRPEGIQGTVRALWEARDLAPSLAQQRGLSYTQLGNLGGTRVDARTHKRAPRIR encoded by the coding sequence GTGACAACCTTCCAGACGATCGAATTCGAGGTCGAAAACCACGTTGCGACCGTGACACTGAACCGGCCGGAACGGCTCAACAGCTTCAACGAGCAGATGGCCCGCGAGATCACCACGGTGTGGCAGCAGGTACGCGACGACGGCGACATCCGGGTCGCGGTGCTGCGCGGCAACGGCGAGCGCGCGTTCTGCACGGGAATCGACGTGTCGGAGGGGACGTGGTGGGAGCACAAGCCGTTCGTCGACCAGCAGGACCCCGGCACCACGCTCGGCCCGAAGGCGCACAAGGTCTGGAAGCCGGTCATCGCGGCGTTGCACGGCATGGTGGCCGGCGGCGCCATGTACTTCGTCAATGAGTGCGATTTTGCGATCTGCGCCGAGACAACAACGTTTTTCGATCCGCACGCCAATATCGGTGTGGTGTCGGCACTGGAGCCCATCGGCATGCTGGCTCTTGGCGTGCCCTACGGCGAGGTGCTGCGCTGGGCGCTGCTCGGCAGTGAGGAGCGGCTGGTAGCGCAGACCGCGCTTCGGATAGGCCTAGTCACCGAGGTGGTGCCCGATGACGAGCTGCGGGCGCGTGCCGGCCAGTTGGCCGCTGAGATTGCCGCGCGGCGGCCAGAAGGCATTCAGGGCACCGTGCGTGCGCTGTGGGAGGCCCGCGACCTTGCGCCGAGTCTCGCCCAGCAGCGCGGCCTTTCCTACACCCAACTCGGCAATCTCGGCGGGACACGCGTCGACGCGCGGACCCACAAGCGCGCGCCGCGCATCCGGTGA
- a CDS encoding CaiB/BaiF CoA transferase family protein, translated as MSASINGQDGSSSVAPLAGIRIVDLSTTPAGAICTQFLADAGADVLMLEAPGGAPVRSLRGWPALGRGKRSRVLDLKSAAGAAEFNDVLAAADVLVTTFSPAGLAELGIDSEALAARHPQLVIAHITGWGRSGPWRDLKGYEGLVLAKTGLFHAVRRMANPPRPTYVTAPYASFAAGHIAVHGILAALHERDRSGLGQIVDADLVRGVYAIDAWNWFGELVGIRWPEAYNTVEAWTPEGTPQSPMLLALLAAPTKDGHWLQFAQVSPHLFAAMLTEFGLMELLSDPKWKGFPALADPALYTELWSIMLSKVGERTLAEWQQCFDANPNLCAELFRSGPEVFEHPQLIHDRRCTVVEDPHVGPVRQPTTLIHTPQGPLCRPSPAPRLGDTEGGWSSKPLPAKPSSDPGSAPALAGITILEFGEMFAAPYASSVLADLGARVIKFEAMNGDNIRNLLPFPEAAGAKVMQGKQSIQVDLHTDEGRAVAHKLVASADVVLQSMRAGAADRLGIGAQALHAINPDLIYVSAPGYGVEGPYGARPAYAPSIAAAGGVALTNTPDAACVTSCLDEVMHHAPRVVSAGTAPELQSDGLAALAVASAILTAIVGRNRGRPVNDVRTSMLATVTHVLTDWVVDYPDAPGPLVPKHDSTGLSALYRIYDASQGHLFLAAPQPKEWQRLIEALSEFTDLRGDDRFSTPQGRRASDDDLARRLQSVFCKEPAAFWEGHLGAAGVGCVELYEGPPARLIQTDPGLAAEYTAEAVSPVFDEHLRFSALVAMSRSATMTPGGCLAGQHTAEVLAEFGYDDATIAKWQDAGVIHCG; from the coding sequence ATGTCTGCCTCGATCAACGGTCAGGACGGTTCTAGTTCGGTGGCGCCGCTGGCCGGCATCCGCATCGTCGACCTGTCCACCACGCCGGCCGGCGCGATCTGCACCCAGTTTCTGGCCGATGCGGGGGCGGATGTCCTGATGCTTGAAGCGCCCGGAGGTGCTCCGGTGCGCTCGCTTCGCGGGTGGCCTGCGCTCGGGCGCGGCAAGCGCAGCCGGGTACTCGACCTGAAGAGCGCGGCCGGCGCCGCTGAATTCAACGATGTGCTTGCAGCCGCCGACGTCCTGGTGACCACATTCAGCCCGGCCGGGCTCGCCGAACTCGGTATCGACTCCGAGGCGCTGGCGGCTCGTCACCCGCAGCTGGTCATCGCTCACATCACCGGATGGGGTCGCAGCGGCCCGTGGCGGGATCTGAAGGGCTATGAGGGGCTCGTCCTCGCCAAGACCGGGCTTTTCCACGCGGTGCGCCGGATGGCCAATCCGCCCCGGCCTACCTATGTCACCGCGCCGTACGCCAGCTTCGCCGCGGGCCACATCGCCGTACACGGCATCCTGGCCGCGCTGCATGAGCGCGACCGCAGCGGGCTCGGCCAAATCGTCGACGCCGACCTCGTGCGTGGCGTGTATGCGATCGATGCGTGGAATTGGTTCGGGGAACTGGTCGGCATCCGGTGGCCGGAGGCCTACAACACCGTGGAGGCCTGGACGCCGGAAGGCACTCCGCAGAGCCCGATGCTGCTTGCGCTGCTGGCCGCGCCCACGAAGGACGGGCACTGGCTGCAGTTCGCCCAGGTGTCGCCGCACCTGTTCGCCGCGATGCTCACGGAGTTCGGGTTGATGGAGCTGCTATCGGATCCGAAGTGGAAAGGCTTTCCCGCACTTGCGGATCCGGCGCTCTACACCGAGTTATGGTCGATCATGCTGTCGAAGGTCGGTGAGCGCACGCTGGCCGAATGGCAGCAGTGTTTCGACGCCAACCCCAACCTGTGTGCCGAGTTGTTCCGGTCCGGCCCCGAGGTGTTCGAGCATCCGCAACTGATTCACGACCGGCGTTGCACCGTCGTCGAAGATCCGCACGTCGGGCCGGTACGCCAGCCCACCACGCTCATCCATACCCCGCAGGGTCCACTGTGCCGGCCGTCGCCTGCCCCCCGGCTCGGCGATACCGAAGGCGGGTGGTCGTCGAAGCCCCTACCTGCCAAGCCAAGTAGTGACCCAGGTTCGGCGCCGGCGCTTGCAGGCATCACGATCCTGGAATTCGGCGAGATGTTCGCCGCGCCGTATGCCTCGAGTGTGCTGGCCGACCTCGGCGCCCGGGTCATCAAATTCGAGGCCATGAACGGCGACAACATCCGGAACCTGCTGCCGTTCCCGGAGGCGGCAGGCGCGAAGGTGATGCAGGGCAAGCAAAGCATTCAGGTCGATCTACACACCGATGAGGGACGCGCGGTGGCCCACAAACTCGTCGCATCGGCTGACGTCGTGCTGCAGTCCATGCGGGCCGGCGCCGCCGACCGGCTGGGAATCGGCGCACAGGCGCTGCACGCGATCAACCCCGACCTGATCTATGTGTCGGCGCCCGGCTACGGCGTTGAGGGACCCTACGGGGCTCGGCCGGCGTATGCACCCAGCATCGCGGCCGCCGGCGGGGTGGCGCTGACCAACACGCCGGACGCCGCGTGCGTGACGTCATGCCTGGACGAGGTCATGCATCACGCTCCGCGGGTGGTGTCCGCGGGAACAGCGCCGGAGTTGCAAAGTGATGGCTTGGCAGCTCTGGCCGTCGCGTCGGCGATCCTCACCGCGATCGTGGGTCGCAACCGCGGCCGGCCGGTCAACGACGTGCGCACCTCGATGCTGGCCACGGTCACCCACGTGCTCACCGATTGGGTGGTCGATTATCCGGATGCTCCTGGGCCTTTGGTTCCGAAACACGACAGCACTGGGCTCTCGGCGCTCTACCGGATCTATGACGCCAGCCAGGGCCATCTCTTCCTGGCGGCGCCACAACCGAAGGAGTGGCAGCGGCTGATCGAGGCGCTCAGTGAGTTCACCGATCTTCGTGGTGACGACCGGTTCTCGACGCCGCAGGGCCGGCGCGCGTCCGATGACGACCTCGCCCGCCGTTTGCAGTCGGTCTTTTGCAAAGAACCGGCCGCGTTCTGGGAAGGCCACCTCGGTGCGGCCGGCGTCGGCTGCGTGGAGCTCTACGAGGGGCCGCCGGCACGCCTTATTCAGACCGATCCGGGGCTGGCGGCCGAATACACCGCCGAAGCGGTCAGTCCCGTCTTCGATGAGCACCTGCGCTT
- a CDS encoding DUF7156 family protein gives MTYLPPSDRDDLIKETARLIGACITGIVLLGIVVYFCTV, from the coding sequence ATGACCTACCTGCCACCGTCCGATCGCGACGACCTGATCAAGGAGACGGCGCGGCTGATCGGTGCCTGCATCACCGGCATTGTGCTGCTGGGCATCGTCGTGTACTTCTGCACGGTCTGA
- a CDS encoding DUF2889 domain-containing protein: protein MTRDPGSLDPVYLLGRARDLKTARDGTATEIGQAWMQATVEMIPRVIQHIEVAPAVPGMRLVGAPAMRGFRAAVDKAAPQLRLRRDLRYTLLDDVPVATLISGHALSASGALGNVSKSGYLPVAYQCAGFVTGGLLMTSFEAGDPAVVTGPAAPDLEDPADPLAWHDMATLPVLGMRRRRRLDVYRSQKNREVLIDAMFRDTYVRADGTQTIIHEYTLEASVDPETDTIVRSAAVPRVLPWQECPGAVASATRITGMKLGELHFRVRRELSGTSTCTHLNDLLRSIADAAALTPMLHTV, encoded by the coding sequence ATGACGCGCGACCCCGGCTCACTGGACCCGGTGTACCTACTGGGTCGGGCACGCGACCTCAAGACAGCCCGCGACGGAACCGCAACCGAGATCGGCCAGGCCTGGATGCAGGCGACCGTCGAGATGATCCCGCGGGTCATCCAGCACATCGAGGTCGCGCCGGCCGTTCCCGGCATGCGGCTGGTCGGCGCCCCGGCGATGCGGGGCTTTCGAGCCGCGGTCGACAAGGCGGCGCCGCAGCTGCGGCTGCGACGCGATCTGCGCTACACCCTGCTTGACGACGTCCCAGTCGCGACATTGATTTCCGGGCATGCGCTGTCGGCCTCCGGCGCACTGGGTAACGTATCGAAGTCCGGTTATCTACCGGTCGCCTATCAGTGCGCCGGCTTTGTAACCGGCGGCCTGTTGATGACGTCGTTCGAAGCCGGCGACCCCGCCGTGGTGACCGGGCCGGCGGCCCCCGATCTCGAGGACCCGGCCGATCCCCTCGCCTGGCATGACATGGCGACGCTGCCGGTCCTCGGTATGCGGCGGCGGCGCCGCCTCGACGTGTACCGAAGCCAGAAGAACCGAGAAGTGTTGATCGACGCGATGTTTCGCGACACCTACGTCCGCGCCGACGGCACGCAAACCATCATCCACGAGTACACACTGGAAGCGTCGGTCGATCCCGAGACTGACACCATCGTGCGTTCGGCGGCGGTCCCCAGAGTGCTGCCGTGGCAGGAATGCCCCGGCGCCGTCGCCAGCGCGACCCGCATCACGGGGATGAAATTGGGCGAGTTGCATTTTCGTGTCCGCCGCGAACTATCGGGCACGTCCACCTGCACTCACCTCAACGATCTGTTGCGCAGCATCGCCGACGCCGCGGCGCTGACGCCCATGTTGCATACCGTCTGA
- a CDS encoding thiolase C-terminal domain-containing protein yields the protein MSNSNGLRDVAIVGVGATPYYKRGGSLPKTTTELAGEAILAACEDAGLCVADIDGFAYYSGATAGYTEKMDTGEFMETLGIPEVRFSAALTSGGGGSAGAIGLARAAIVAGDASVMVTVMALQQSKQRLGSVFSAMEPDPLNSFLQPSGLFGPGQLMSVLARRHMHLYGTRREAFAEIAISTRANAMNRPKAIHREPLTLEDYFNARMIAEPLCLYDFCQETDGAVAVITTSMERARDLRRPPVPVVAAAHGGVRDWGRAFAWMGMPDEYFASAGNKPIAERLYRQAGITATDIDVALLYDHFTPMVLMQLEDYGFCDKGEGGAFVESGAIRYDGGSIPVNTHGGQLSEAYIIGMTHIMEGVEQMRGTAINQVPGAELALVTGGPASLPVSGLILGRAA from the coding sequence GTGTCCAATTCGAACGGCCTGCGTGACGTCGCCATCGTCGGCGTCGGCGCGACGCCGTACTACAAACGCGGCGGGTCGCTGCCGAAAACCACCACCGAACTCGCCGGCGAGGCGATCCTCGCCGCGTGCGAAGACGCCGGACTCTGCGTCGCTGACATTGACGGTTTCGCCTACTACTCGGGGGCCACCGCCGGTTACACCGAGAAAATGGACACCGGCGAATTCATGGAAACGCTCGGCATTCCGGAGGTCCGCTTCAGCGCGGCGCTGACTTCGGGCGGCGGTGGTTCAGCCGGCGCGATCGGCCTAGCCAGGGCGGCCATTGTCGCCGGCGACGCGTCAGTGATGGTCACCGTGATGGCCCTGCAGCAGTCCAAACAGCGCCTGGGATCAGTGTTTTCGGCGATGGAGCCCGACCCGCTCAACTCGTTCCTTCAGCCCTCAGGCCTGTTCGGTCCGGGACAGCTCATGTCGGTGCTGGCGCGCAGGCACATGCATCTCTACGGCACCCGTCGCGAGGCGTTCGCCGAGATAGCGATCTCCACCCGGGCCAATGCGATGAACCGGCCCAAGGCGATCCACCGAGAACCCCTCACCCTGGAGGACTACTTCAACGCGCGGATGATCGCAGAACCGTTGTGTCTCTACGACTTCTGCCAGGAGACCGACGGCGCGGTCGCGGTCATCACCACCAGCATGGAGCGGGCCCGCGACCTTCGCCGGCCGCCGGTCCCGGTGGTCGCCGCCGCCCACGGTGGGGTGCGGGACTGGGGACGCGCATTCGCCTGGATGGGCATGCCCGACGAGTACTTCGCCTCCGCCGGTAACAAGCCGATCGCCGAACGGCTCTACCGGCAGGCCGGGATCACCGCCACCGACATCGACGTGGCGCTGCTCTACGACCACTTCACCCCGATGGTGCTGATGCAGCTCGAAGATTACGGCTTTTGCGACAAAGGCGAAGGCGGTGCATTCGTCGAGAGTGGGGCGATCCGCTATGACGGCGGCTCCATTCCGGTCAACACCCACGGCGGCCAACTGTCGGAGGCCTACATCATCGGCATGACCCACATCATGGAAGGAGTCGAGCAGATGCGCGGCACCGCCATCAACCAGGTGCCCGGCGCAGAGCTTGCGTTGGTCACCGGCGGGCCGGCCAGTCTCCCGGTCAGCGGCTTGATCCTGGGACGCGCGGCATGA
- a CDS encoding Zn-ribbon domain-containing OB-fold protein, translating to MSAPLATPATTLPGQHVRIAVNKHTEPFWQAAQQRRLVAPRCTDCGTFRLPPTPFCPACQSTAVTWVQLSGQATVYSFAVVHGIPGLPDLTLVPAVVDLPDAPGARLVSNIVGIAPSDVTIGMTVRVDFSPITDGWMLPVFRPRTPHESEVP from the coding sequence ATGAGCGCCCCGCTGGCGACGCCGGCCACCACCCTGCCCGGCCAGCACGTCCGCATCGCCGTCAACAAACACACCGAACCGTTCTGGCAGGCAGCCCAACAACGGCGGCTCGTCGCTCCCCGCTGCACCGACTGTGGCACCTTCCGGCTGCCCCCCACACCGTTCTGCCCGGCTTGCCAGTCCACCGCCGTCACCTGGGTCCAATTGAGTGGTCAGGCAACCGTATACAGCTTTGCGGTCGTGCACGGAATCCCCGGCCTGCCCGACCTGACGTTGGTACCCGCCGTGGTCGATCTGCCCGATGCGCCCGGTGCACGGCTGGTCAGCAACATCGTCGGCATCGCGCCGAGTGACGTGACGATCGGCATGACTGTGCGCGTTGACTTCTCCCCGATCACCGACGGCTGGATGCTTCCGGTGTTCCGACCGCGGACACCCCATGAGAGTGAGGTTCCATGA
- a CDS encoding FadR/GntR family transcriptional regulator, whose amino-acid sequence MAGPETFSLTSPQDPLVPAVRSPKTAELVANRLRRMIVDGELGDGDFLPREAELMAQFGVSRPTLREAVRVLESQRLVEVRRGSRTGARVRIPGPEIVARPAALLLELSGATLADVMTARIAIEPLAARLVAENGTKAAHQELERLVGEIPAARKNGELARASADLHVRLVQLSGNTTLAMIAGMLHEISERHTATAIRGTDNAVPKAEYDRLLRSYRRLLGLVVKRDGAGAEAHWRRHMENAAAALLKGLEKAKVRDIME is encoded by the coding sequence ATGGCCGGACCTGAAACTTTCTCGTTGACATCTCCCCAGGACCCCTTGGTGCCGGCGGTGCGCTCGCCCAAGACCGCCGAGTTGGTGGCCAACAGGCTTCGCCGGATGATCGTCGACGGAGAACTCGGCGATGGGGACTTCCTGCCTCGCGAGGCCGAGCTGATGGCGCAGTTCGGGGTCAGCAGGCCGACGTTGCGGGAAGCGGTGCGCGTGCTCGAATCGCAACGCCTTGTTGAAGTTCGGCGTGGCTCGCGTACCGGTGCCAGGGTTCGTATCCCGGGACCGGAGATCGTCGCCCGGCCGGCCGCGTTGTTGCTCGAACTGTCCGGGGCGACATTGGCCGACGTCATGACCGCGCGTATTGCAATCGAGCCGCTCGCCGCGAGGCTGGTGGCCGAAAACGGTACCAAGGCAGCGCATCAGGAGCTCGAACGGCTGGTCGGCGAGATTCCCGCCGCGCGCAAAAACGGTGAGCTTGCGCGGGCGTCGGCCGACCTGCATGTCAGATTGGTGCAGTTGTCGGGCAACACGACCCTGGCCATGATCGCCGGGATGCTGCACGAGATTTCCGAACGCCACACCGCCACGGCCATCCGCGGCACCGACAACGCGGTACCGAAGGCCGAGTACGACAGGTTGCTGCGGTCGTATCGCCGGCTTCTCGGACTCGTCGTCAAGCGTGACGGCGCGGGAGCCGAAGCGCATTGGCGCCGACACATGGAGAACGCCGCCGCCGCGCTGCTCAAGGGCCTGGAGAAGGCCAAGGTGCGCGACATCATGGAATGA
- a CDS encoding amidohydrolase family protein, with amino-acid sequence MAKMWTNSGDSHFLEPDDLWQSRLPQRLAELCPRAEKDPDGEYETVYVDGQIFRRKLPSSAMQAFAEASMGPQGSRDARARLADLDKEGVWGEVIFPSLGMWASTFRTPELLKACMRASNEWALEEIVAVSPRYVVTAQISTLVVDDAVEELRWAADKGFKAVFLPTTPHPSAPDWHRDDWEPLWAAAEEAGMVLAFHIGTDPVDMTVGGASGGMGLVYRGPGGAIMNYAETTFSGQRAAMKMVASGALDRHPDLKVLISEGGATWVPFLGDRLLEGYRQHRMAVRPKLSRSPKEILFNQVYASFQHDETAVQAFDHMGYRNVMFGSDYPHMEGTFGHTQDTLKTLFDGVSDQTRLRITQGTFFELFPDVPPVRAESI; translated from the coding sequence ATGGCGAAAATGTGGACGAACTCCGGCGACTCACACTTCCTGGAGCCCGACGATCTGTGGCAGTCCAGGTTGCCTCAGCGGTTGGCCGAGTTGTGCCCGCGAGCGGAGAAGGATCCCGACGGCGAGTACGAAACCGTCTACGTCGATGGCCAGATCTTCCGTCGCAAACTGCCGTCCTCGGCGATGCAGGCCTTCGCCGAGGCGAGTATGGGGCCACAAGGGAGTCGCGACGCAAGGGCCCGGCTGGCCGACCTCGACAAGGAAGGCGTCTGGGGCGAAGTGATCTTCCCGTCGCTGGGCATGTGGGCCTCCACATTCCGCACACCGGAGTTACTCAAGGCGTGCATGCGGGCCAGTAATGAATGGGCGCTGGAGGAGATCGTTGCGGTGTCGCCCCGTTATGTGGTCACCGCCCAGATCTCGACCCTGGTCGTCGACGACGCGGTCGAAGAGCTGCGCTGGGCCGCAGACAAGGGATTCAAAGCGGTCTTCTTGCCGACCACACCTCATCCCAGCGCACCGGACTGGCACCGCGATGACTGGGAACCGTTGTGGGCAGCCGCCGAAGAGGCCGGAATGGTGCTGGCCTTCCACATCGGCACCGACCCGGTCGACATGACCGTAGGCGGCGCGTCGGGCGGTATGGGTCTGGTCTACCGCGGGCCGGGCGGCGCGATCATGAACTACGCCGAGACGACGTTCTCCGGTCAGCGGGCAGCGATGAAGATGGTCGCCTCCGGCGCGCTGGACCGCCATCCGGATCTGAAAGTGCTGATCTCCGAGGGCGGCGCGACGTGGGTTCCGTTCCTCGGTGACCGACTGCTCGAGGGGTATCGCCAACACCGCATGGCGGTGCGGCCGAAGCTCAGCCGCAGCCCCAAGGAGATCCTCTTCAACCAGGTGTACGCGTCGTTCCAGCATGACGAGACCGCCGTGCAGGCCTTCGACCACATGGGCTACCGCAACGTCATGTTCGGCAGCGACTATCCGCACATGGAAGGCACGTTCGGCCACACCCAGGACACGCTCAAGACGCTTTTCGACGGCGTCAGCGACCAGACACGGCTGCGCATCACCCAGGGCACCTTCTTCGAACTGTTCCCCGATGTCCCGCCTGTCCGGGCCGAAAGCATCTGA
- a CDS encoding alpha/beta hydrolase, which translates to MPLRLSFDVSAAIGSEEELTQAAWTFLPVRPSEAPAILVCLAGGVYDKHYWHMQIPGHPGYSFGEHMAEAGYIVIAVDHLGVGESTDPVDSGPLGLDMLATGDAEVLRQIRAKSVAGTLADGLPAVSLPVIGVGHSMGSCLTTMVQARHQVYDAVALLGYAVQITHVYEHDADADDLETRLQQNIVNVCQLAGVSPDDSHMIGPRTFLADMFYAGEVPQQVIDADTAVESRVPVRAAAEVTTPGFVEKYTPQLDVPVFLAFGAAIDVSPNPYAEPANYTGSSDVTLYLVPKSGHCHNFGSHRAQLWDRIAAWIPTVV; encoded by the coding sequence ATGCCCCTGCGGTTGTCCTTCGACGTCTCTGCCGCCATCGGAAGCGAAGAAGAGCTCACCCAGGCGGCGTGGACGTTCCTGCCAGTACGCCCCTCGGAGGCGCCGGCGATTTTGGTGTGCCTCGCGGGCGGCGTGTACGACAAGCACTACTGGCACATGCAGATTCCAGGGCATCCCGGCTACAGCTTCGGCGAACACATGGCCGAGGCAGGCTACATCGTGATCGCGGTCGACCACTTGGGTGTGGGCGAGAGCACCGACCCGGTCGACTCAGGTCCGCTCGGCCTGGACATGCTTGCCACCGGCGACGCCGAGGTGCTCCGGCAGATCCGCGCCAAATCCGTGGCGGGCACTTTGGCAGACGGTCTGCCTGCAGTGAGCTTGCCGGTCATCGGCGTTGGCCACTCCATGGGCTCTTGCCTCACGACGATGGTGCAGGCACGACATCAGGTCTACGACGCCGTCGCGCTGCTGGGCTACGCAGTCCAGATCACTCACGTCTACGAGCACGACGCCGACGCCGACGATCTCGAGACCCGGCTTCAACAGAACATCGTGAACGTCTGCCAATTGGCCGGCGTCAGCCCCGACGACAGCCATATGATCGGTCCGCGAACGTTTCTGGCCGACATGTTCTACGCGGGCGAGGTACCACAACAGGTCATCGACGCTGACACCGCCGTCGAGAGCCGAGTTCCGGTACGCGCCGCGGCAGAAGTCACTACGCCAGGCTTCGTCGAGAAGTACACACCGCAGCTGGATGTGCCGGTATTCCTGGCGTTCGGAGCGGCCATCGACGTGTCACCCAACCCGTACGCCGAACCGGCCAACTACACGGGCTCATCTGACGTAACGCTGTATCTGGTGCCGAAGTCGGGACACTGTCACAACTTCGGCAGCCACCGCGCCCAGCTATGGGACCGCATCGCGGCGTGGATACCCACAGTGGTGTGA